A window of the Cannabis sativa cultivar Pink pepper isolate KNU-18-1 chromosome X, ASM2916894v1, whole genome shotgun sequence genome harbors these coding sequences:
- the LOC133031922 gene encoding uncharacterized protein LOC133031922 produces the protein MEKRTTSTVITIHDDTDSSSQELGVCGKLLTMIRRISSRQASPVMTPRGSSRSSHRNHSAVKFIDIVSGGSPPTTKASTTTNTVLVHNKLSRLLRLRIRWHQQGKTIINNNSIMGLRRKKVLRIIYRIIFTEQSL, from the exons ATGGAGAAAAGGACTACTTCCACCGTTATCACCATTCATGACGACACAGACTCATCATCTCAAGAATTAGGAGTATGTGGAAAGCTGTTGACTATGATTCGCCGTATCTCATCGCGACAAGCCTCGCCGGTGATGACCCCACGTGGCAGCAGCAGAAGCAGCCACCGCAACCACAGTGCCGTGAAATTCATCGACATCGTAAGCGGAGGATCACCCCCCACCACCAAGGCCAGTACCACCACTAACACCGTTTTAGTCCATAATAAAC TTTCAAGGCTCCTGAGGTTGAGAATAAGGTGGCATCAGCAGGGGAAAaccatcatcaacaacaacagcaTCATGGGATTAAGAAGAAAGAAAGTTTTAAGGATCATATATCGGATTATATTCACCGAACAAAGTTTATGA
- the LOC115716873 gene encoding uncharacterized protein LOC115716873, which translates to MEKRLTHLLFADDSLIFLDANIEEGAALGEVLRLYSAMSGQCINFNKSSLSVGRKIRHTDGQRLANSLGVTFIENHTKYLGLRAFLGRNKREVFGQIRNKVWEKLQGWKMGLFSQAGREVLIKSIIQAILVYLMSCFRLIKGLIREIQSLIARFWWGSTKDKHQIHWGNWDKLCKDKWFGGMGFRDLEDFNQALLSKQGWKLVTNPNSLFAQVLKALYYPNSEFLTAGLRNCCSNIWRGIIWGRELILKGSRWRVTDGNKIRINEDRWIPREAPFLLRTPAMVPPNAYVSSLMDDAGEWNIETLKETMHEDDIPWILGIQTRKDGGEDDRMWHDTINKKYTVDSGDKIIQMEKQGAETSNKSIVRGGGRRYGNRI; encoded by the coding sequence ATGGAGAAAAGATTAACACATCTGCTATTTGCCGACGACAGCCTAATATTTTTGGATGCAAACATTGAGGAGGGGGCAGCTCTAGGTGAAGTTCTTCGTCTCTATTCAGCTATGTCTGGTCAATGCATCAACTTCAACAAATCAAGCTTATCTGTGGGTAGAAAAATTCGACATACAGATGGTCAAAGGCTTGCTAATTCACTGGGGGTCACCTTTATAGAAAACCATACTAAATATCTTGGACTACGTGCATTTCTTGGAAGGAATAAAAGAGAAGTTTTTGGTCAGATTCGGAATAAGGTGTGGGAGAAACTTCAAGGTTGGAAGATGGGTCTTTTCTCTCAAGCGGGTCGCGAGGTGTTAATCAAATCAATAATACAAGCTATTCTGGTCTATCTAATGAGTTGTTTTAGATTAATAAAGGGGCTGATCCGAGAGATTCAAAGTCTTATCGCTCGTTTCTGGTGGGGATCAACAAAAGATAAACACCAAATTCACTGGGGCAACTGGGATAAACTATGCAAAGATAAGTGGTTTGGGGGTATGGGATTCAGAGATTTGGAGGACTTTAACCAAGCCTTACTTTCAAAGCAAGGGTGGAAGCTTGTTACCAACCCGAATAGCTTGTTTGCTCAAGTGTTGAAAGCCCTCTACTACCCGAATTCTGAGTTCTTAACAGCTGGCCTTAGGAATTGTTGCTCAAATATTTGGAGAGGAATCATTTGGGGCCGTGAGCTTATTTTGAAGGGCTCTCGGTGGCGTGTGACGGATGGTAATAAAATTAGAATCAATGAAGATCGTTGGATTCCTAGAGAGGCCCCTTTCCTTCTTCGCACTCCGGCAATGGTTCCCCCTAACGCATATGTGAGTTCTCTCATGGATGATGCAGGTGAATGGAATATAGAGACTCTCAAGGAAACGATGCATGAAGATGACATCCCTTGGATTTTAGGAATCCAAACTCGAAAAGATGGTGGGGAGGATGACCGAATGTGGCACGATACaatcaataaaaaatacacGGTAGATAGTGGAGACAAGATAATTCAAATGGAGAAGCAGGGGGCAGAGACTTCAAATAAATCAATAGTGAGGGGTGGTGGAAGACGATATGGCAATCGAATTTAA